A portion of the Zootoca vivipara chromosome 6, rZooViv1.1, whole genome shotgun sequence genome contains these proteins:
- the E2F4 gene encoding transcription factor E2F4 codes for MAESAAQPPGGPPSRHEKSLGLLTTKFVSLLQEAKDGVLDLKLAADTLAVRQKRRIYDITNVLEGIGLIEKKSKNSIQWKGVGPGCNTREIAHKLIELKAEIEDLEQRERELEQQKMWVQQSIKNVTDDVQNSRLAYVTDEDLCKCFPGDTLLAIRAPSGTQLEVPVPEGLNGQKKYQIHLKSTSGPIDVLLVNKDAWSSPPVVLPVPPPEDLIQCQPVTLPKAQRPPVAHFQEASLPSGTHPSAPVPNSTQDQVSAVQKAASATDSGVSTAESRSSGELDQLDPSTAPASPPAGLDTQPLQSSALLDSSSILPSPSTSFEPIKPDPTEIPELPKELSEMFDPTRECMNSELLEELMSSDVFAPLLRLSPPPGDHDYIYNLDESEGVCDLFDVPILNL; via the exons ATGGCGGAGTCCGCGGCGCAGCCACCGGGGGGCCCCCCGAGCCGGCACGAGAAGAGCCTGGGGCTGCTCACGACCAAGTTCGTGTCTTTGCTGCAGGAGGCCAAGGACGGCGTGCTCGACCTCAAGCtg GCAGCAGATACCTTGGCAGTGCGGCAGAAGAGGCGCATTTATGACATCACAAATGTCCTTGAGGGCATAGGGCTGATTGAGAAGAAGTCCAAGAACAGCATACAGTGGAA aggaGTAGGTCCTGGCTGCAACACCCGTGAAATTGCCCACAAGCTGATAGAGCTGAAGGCAGAGATTGAGGACCTGGAGCAGCGGGAACGggagctggagcagcagaagatgTGGGTGCAGCAAAGCATCAAAAATGTGACGGACGATGTACAAAACAGCCG GTTAGCCTATGTGACTGACGAGGACCTCTGCAAATGCTTTCCAG GTGACACACTGCTAGCCATCCGAGCCCCATCGGGTACTCAGTTAGAGGTTCCTGTCCCTGAG GGCTTGAATGGTCAGAAGAAATACCAGATCCACCTGAAAAGTACAAGCGGTCCAATTGATGTCCTACTTGTAAATAAAGACGCCTGGAGCTCTCCTCCAGTGGTACTACCTGTCCCTCCCCCGGAAGACCTCATTCAGTGTCAGCCGGTCACACTCCCTAAGGCACAGAGACCACCTGTTGCCCACTTCCAAGAAGCATCTCTTCCCAGTGGTACCCACCCTTCTGCACCTGTTCCCAACAGCACACAGGACCAGGTCTCTGctgtgcagaaagcagccagcGCCACAG ATAGTGGCGTCTCAACGGCAGAATCGAGAAGCAGCGGGGAGCTGGACCAACTTGACCCCTCGACAGCTCCAGCCAGCCCACCTGCCGGGCTGGACACGCAGCCCCTCCAATCCTCAGCCTTGCTGGACAGCAGCTCCATCCTGCCCAGTCCTTCCACCTCCTTTGAGCCAATCAAGCCAGACCCCACAGAAA TACCGGAACTTCCCAAGGAGCTTTCGGAGATGTTTGATCCAACAAGAG AATGCATGAATTCTGAGCTGCTCGAAGAACTAATGTCATCTGATG